One Bombus pyrosoma isolate SC7728 linkage group LG9, ASM1482585v1, whole genome shotgun sequence genomic window carries:
- the LOC122570556 gene encoding F-box only protein 32 gives MPFISKDWRSPGEEWVKTVEGWEKKKILECANNKTLSLLLRGDKDVLDKKEKDKKKENAVQPHCRITLKCTREIAGFNGLSDALKSLDFLSAVHDCRRFNYIVQLLDLLVSHRMGGLSGCAQRVLFNMLEEVALEVSLSQQQTGKLRRLIERVRAFSAGCCWGGRPLGSVVLWEKHKAALERILQIASSITITQPDEEQQPQWSDLPAECRREVLLRLSDPRDIEASSEACEHLAVLAQEQRIWRELAQYHFTPQQIASTRQHNPGKDWKTIFTIARRSFGLREEYAEIIQLCRNCRCLFWRSLGHPCIADQDPAFQEKLADVDRASLHVPIPPQTFLKFFSL, from the exons ATGCCATTCATATCGAAGGATTGGCGCAGTCCTGGCGAAGAATGGGTAAAAACTGTCGAAGGttgggaaaagaagaaaatcctCGAATGCGCCAACAATAAAACACTTTCTCTTTTACTTCG CGGCGATAAGGATGTGCTCGACAAAAAGGAgaaggataaaaagaaag AAAACGCCGTCCAGCCGCATTGCCGCATCACGCTGAAATGCACTCGTGAG ATCGCTGGTTTCAACGGTTTAAGCGATGCGCTGAAAAGCTTGGACTTTTTATCAGCGGTGCACGATTGCCGACGTTTTAATTACATCGTGCAACTTTTGGATCTTCTGGTCAGTCACAGGATGGGCGGTCTTAGTGGATGCGCTCAACGAGTTCTCTTCAATATGTTGGAAGAAGTCGCATTGGAAG TATCATTATCGCAGCAACAAACCGGAAAACTTCGTCGGTTGATCGAAAGAGTTCGGGCTTTCAGCGCGGGTTGTTGTTGGGGCGGTAGACCTTTGGGTTCTGTAGTTTTATGGGAGAAACACAAAGCCGCTCTAGAAAGAATATTGCAAATTGCTTCGTCCATCACTATAACTCAG CCGGACGAGGAACAGCAGCCGCAATGGTCGGATTTGCCAGCGGAATGCCGCCGGGAGGTTCTCCTTCGACTCAGTGATCCACGAGACATTGAAGCGTCCTCGGAGGCTTGCGAACATCTAGCTGTTCTAGCACAGGAACAGAGAATCTGGCGGGAGCTTGCCCAGTATCACTTCACGCCTCAACAAATAGCCTCCACTAGACAACATAATCCTGGAAAAGACTGGAAGACTATTTTTACTATCGCACGAAG GTCGTTTGGTCTGCGAGAAGAATATGCAGAGATAATACAGTTGTGCCGCAATTGCCGCTGCCTGTTTTGGCGGTCGCTCGGACATCCCTGTATCGCCGATCAAGATCCAGCCTTTCAGGAGAAACTAGCGGATGTCGATCGAGCATCTCTTCATGTTCCGATTCCTCCGCAGACCTTTCTCAAATTCTTTTCCCTATGA
- the LOC122570558 gene encoding 18S rRNA aminocarboxypropyltransferase, whose amino-acid sequence MSSHGKKNRKRILTRRPRHVVGKEEKYRQERDKLDEEDEISEKEEEEWSLPFPVAMWDLEHCDPKKCSGKKLVRHGLVKILRLGARFSGLVLTPVGEKCVSPTDRDIIQDYGCAVVDCSWARLDDTPFSRMKTPNPRLLPFLVAANPINYGRPCQLSCVEAIAATLIITGFPEEANFYLGKFSWGHSFLQLNGELLKKYSLCTNAKEIISVQEKFLIDARKEKLNRHVVSDFPPTDSETEEEEEEKEEEGKEESVPVNIISKIDELVKDTKIV is encoded by the exons ATGTCATCTCAtgggaagaaaaatagaaaacgaataCTAACAAGACGACCGCGACATGTAgttggaaaagaagaaaaatatcgtcaAGAAAGGGATAAGTTGGATGAGGAAGATGAAATATCAG aaaaagaagaagaagaatggtCCCTTCCTTTTCCCGTCGCTATGTGGGATCTCGAACACTGTGACCCTAAAAAGTGTTCCGGCAAAAAATTGGTTAGACATGGcttagtaaaaatattaaggtTAGGAGCTCGATTTTCAGGATTAGTTCTTACTCCAGTTGGTGAAAAg TGTGTGAGTCCCACAGATCGCGATATCATACAAGATTATGGTTGTGCGGTCGTCGACTGCAGTTGGGCACGTTTGGACGATACTCCATTTAGTAGAATGAAAACTCCCAATCCTCGTCTTTTACCATTTCTAGTTGCTGCGAATCCGATAAATTATGGCAGACCATGTCAATTAAGTTGTGTAGAAGCTATAGCTGCTACTTTGATTATAACAGGTTTTCCCGAAGaagcaaatttttatcttgGAAAATTCTCCTGGGGTCACTCGTTTTTACAATTGAATGGcgaattattaaagaaatattcgctTTGTACAAAtgcaaaagaaattatatctgttcaagaaaaatttctcatagatgcaaggaaagaaaagttaaACAGACATG TTGTGTCAGATTTTCCACCAACCGATTCGGAAacggaagaggaagaagaagaaaaagaagaggaagggaaagaagaatCTGTAcctgtaaatattatttctaaaatagaTGAGCTAGTAAAGGACAcgaaaatagtataa